In a single window of the Necator americanus strain Aroian chromosome X, whole genome shotgun sequence genome:
- a CDS encoding hypothetical protein (NECATOR_CHRX.G22526.T1) — protein sequence MLDSLHNGLPPHSGVEVTLGVELRCTAEVGRRPVVKAKLAVAWLLSLGKSLFATPAYSLPQYPAHWALPSQTSDGMATGERRSNLRLLRTSLILDQGDTRTTRHGDCLRLCTYNARTVSTDADLHALLGAAERIKFHVIALQETKCRRSDVRQMNDGTLVIRGEKVPSRNVGGVGFVVHPSVVHLVDSHEILSPRLAILRLRPLRQKSISIINCYSPTSAGDDSELDAFYEELEEVVHNEKSFYKFVVGDFNAKLGKATEEEYRIGRFGLGDRNENGNRLAGLLSAAHLFHGNSLFMKKDHRRWTWESPNGATRAEIDHILTNRRWCLLDVSVVPSFCNGPGHRLLRAKIRLSHTMEKNICYRQRRRKEVVYGDCVLEDSLSQGDWHIEEDPNVDYEMLLRGLRACAERASKSRTTNLDRISKTTKELLGRRRALRLDPNASHIERPIIPTGDAPPRILPSEVRIAIKSMKPGTAPGPDFISADFLRAGGHPLHVILAAHMTSYLQKERIPDQWKTSRTVLIHKKGDREDLRNYRPICLLSVLYKVFTKIILTRISKTLDEGQPQEQAGFRQGFSCLDHIQTVSRVIKVCREYRLPLVLTFVDYEKAFDSVETNAILSALVDQGVDASYVRTLANCYERCTTRIQLFHRPLTIPIGKGVRQGDTISPKLFTAALQWIMKSLSWEERGIRVDGRFLSNLRFADDIVLFSSSTNEAETMLNELNEAGKRIGLRIKDKKERRHSS from the exons ATGCTAGATagcctccacaacggtttaccgcctcatagtggcgtggaggtgacactgggcgtcgaactgcgatgcacagcggag gttgggcgacgacctgtggtgaaagctaagctcgccgtggcatggctgcttagtttggggaaaagtctctttgccactccagcatattcactgcctcagtaccctgcacactgggccctgccgtctcagacgtcggacggtatggcgaccggtgagaggcgatcaaatctcaggttgctcaggacgtcattgattctggaccaaggcgacacacgcacgactcgccatggagactgtctcagactgtgtacttacaacgcgagaacagtttccacagacgccgacctgcatgcccttctcggagctgcagagcgtatcaaatttcacgtgattgctctgcaggagaccaagtgcagaaggagcgacgtacgacagatgaatgacggtacactcgtcattcgtggagagaaggttccgtcgcgaaatgtaggcggtgttggtttcgttgtgcacccatctgtcgtccatctcgtcgattctcacgagatcctgtcacctcgtctggccattcttcgcctccgccctctgcgccaaaaatccatcagtatcatcaactgctattcaccaacatcagcaggtgatgattccgaattggacgcgttttacgaggagctggaggaagtagtccacaacgagaagtccttttacaaattcgttgtcggagacttcaacgcaaaactaggaaaggccacagaagaggaatacaggattggaagatttggactaggggaccggaatgaaaatggcaatcgtctcgcggggctgttgtccgccgctcacctctttcatgggaactctcttttcatgaaaaaagatcatcgtcggtggacatgggaatcgcccaatggcgcgactcgtgcggaaatcgaccacatactcaccaaccggaggtggtgtctacttgacgtctcagtagtaccatccttttgtaatGGTCCTggtcaccgtctccttcgtgcgaaaatacgacttagccacacgatggaaaagaacatctgctatcggcaacgaaggagaaaagaagtcgtctacggcgattgcgtactcgaggactccctgtcccaaggtgactggcacatcgaggaggacccaaacgtggactacgagatgctgctcagaggattacgagcctgtgctgaacgtgcctcgaagtcgcgcacgacaaacttggatcgaatttcgaagaccaccaaggaattgttaggaagaagaagggctttgaggcttgatccgaatgcatcgcacattgagcg cccaatcatccccactggcgatgctccaccacggattctcccttcggaagtacgaatcgctatcaagagcatgaaacctggcacagcccccggacctgattttatatcagcagactttcttcgggctggtggccatccgcttcatgtaatcttagcagcgcacatgacatcctatcttcagaaagaaaggatcccagaccagtggaagacctcgcgaaccgttcttatccataagaaaggtgaccgagaggaccttcggaactaccgtccgatatgcttgctgagcgtgttatacaaagtattcaccaagatcatcctcacacgcatatctaagacgctggatgaaggccagcctcaagaacaagctggattccgccaagggttcagctgcttggaccacatccagaccgtgtcgagggtcataaaggtttgccgggaataccgcctgccccttgttctaaccttcgtcgactatgagaaagcctttgacagcgtagaaacgaatgcaatactgtcagcgctggtcgatcaaggtgtggacgcgtcgtatgtgaggacattagccaattgctacgaacgatgcacgactaggatacagcttttccaccgccctctcaccatacccattggaaagggggtacgacaaggcgatactatatcgccgaagctgttcacggctgcattgcaatggataatgaaatcactatcctgggaagaaaggggcatacgtgttgatggaagatttctctcgaaccttcgtttcgcggacgacatcgttctcttttcgagcagtaccaatgaagcagaaacgatgctcaacgaattgaacgaagcagggaagagaataggactacgaataaaagacaagaaagaaagaagacacagttcatga
- a CDS encoding hypothetical protein (NECATOR_CHRX.G22527.T1): protein MGSTCTRQGTMDQLTDHDLRAHLLDSTVLPALCYAAETWADAAATSRKLLATHRALERCLLKFNRHT, encoded by the coding sequence atgggcagcacttgcacccgtcagggaactatggaccaactgacggaccatgatcttcgtgcccatctgcttgactcgacagttcttccagcgctctgttacgcagcggagacgtgggcagacgccgctgccacgtctaggaagctacttgctacccacagagcccttgagagatgccttctgaagtttaaccggcacACATAA
- a CDS encoding hypothetical protein (NECATOR_CHRX.G22528.T1), whose translation MSRLRDPAEYVSKAKHRWAGHIMRRIDDRWTKRTLEWIPRDAKRPRGRPPTRWSDVFAARMDQLRAQLDTAQGPRQRHSRSLRTSWMTMARERNEWKRCWGPHVE comes from the coding sequence atgtcccgtcttcgcgacccagcggaatatgtatcgaaagcaaagcatagatgggccggtcacatcatgagaagaatcgacgatagatggactaaaagaacgctagagtggatcccaagggacgctaaacgcccccgagggagaccgccaacgagatggagtgacgtattcgctgcacggatggaccagctgagagctcagctggatacggctcaaggacctcgtcaacgtcactcacgaagcttgagaacatcttggatgacaatggcgagggaacgaaacgagtggaagagatgctggggcccgcacgtcgagtga
- a CDS encoding hypothetical protein (NECATOR_CHRX.G22529.T1) codes for MKNVYCEDEGVQLKRYQIVITLSYIYFGRSTSMKDLKGELNIKMRAASAAFALVRGATGQLTDQALRAHLFDSTVLPELCYAAETWADTAAKSRKLLTIHRALKICLLKSPAHTTSSPSS; via the coding sequence atgaagaacgtctaCTGCGAGGATGAAGGAGTACAACTTAAAAGATACCAGATCGTGATAACTTTGTCATACATCTACTTTGGACGCTCTACGAGTATGAAAGACTTGAAGGGAGAACTGAACATAAAGATGAGAGCAGCGTCGGCAGCATTCGCACTCGTCAGGGGAGCTACGGGGCAACTGACGGATCAAGCTCTCCGGGCCCACCTGTTCGACTCAACAGTTCTTCCAgagctctgttacgcagcggagacgtgggcggACACCGCCGCTAAGTCCAGAAAGCTACTTACTATCCACAGAGCCCTTAAAATATGTCTTCTAAAGTctccggcgcacacaacatcAAGCCcatcttcgtag